The region TCGCTTCAGATGATTTATCGGTGGCGCGCTATCTTGGGCAGCGGCAATTTTCTTCAGCGGTCACGGCGTAAGGCGCGGCAAGTCTTCACGTACATTTCTATTACATACGATACAAGCACCGCCTGCCGGGCCGAAGCTCCTTGCTTCGGCCTTTTTCGTTTGCGGATGCCTTTCCTGCTGGTGTCCGGCTGTAGGAAAAGTCTCACAAGCGCTATCTGCGCACGCTGACATTACCGCACGGGCAATCAGTCGATAATTGATCCGCCGCAGGGAATTCCCCCTGCCGCCACAACGAAAATAACGAAGACGCCACGCCTATCGGTGCCGCCTTCATTGTCCGCAAACGCAAGTCCTCTTGAAGAAAGACCTTCGTATGCACGCCCAAGCCCAGCGTCACGCCGACTGCCCTCCCGCCACGACGCCGCCCGTCCCCACTGCCAAACAAATGGCGCGCGAAAGCGGCCTGCGCTATGTCAACGACGACACGCCAGGCATCCTGCGCACCCGCAGCGACGGCGAGTTCACCTATACCGATGCCGATGGAAAAACCATCGACGACGACGCCACGCTGGCCCGCATCAAGGCCCTGGCGGTTCCGCCGGCATGGGAAGACGTATGGATTTGCCCCTGGGCCAACGGTCATATCCAGGCCACCGGCCGCGATGCCAGGCAACGCAAGCAATATCGCTATCACGCGCGCTGGCGCATCGTGCGCGACGAGGTCAAGTACCAACGCATGATCGCTTTTGCGCATGCGCTGCCGCAGATCCGCAAGTGTCTTGAGCACGACCTGAAAAAAAAGGGCCTGAGCAAACAGAAGGTGCTGGCCACCGTGGTGTACCTGCTGCAGGCTACGCTGATGCGCGTCGGCAACGATGAGTACGCGCGCAACAACCAATCCTTCGGCATCACCACGCTGCGCAACCGCCATGTCAAGATCGACGGCCCCGACATCAAATTCCATTTCCGCGGCAAGAGCGGCGTGCAGCACTCGATCAAGCTGCACGATCCCTACATGGTGCGCATCGTCAGGAAACTGCTCGACCTGCCCGGTCAGGACCTGTTCCAGTATCTCGACGAAGAAGGCGAGACGCACACCATCGGTTCCGGCGACGTCAACGATTACCTGCACGAGATCACGGGCGAAGACTACACCGCCAAGGATTTCCGCACCTGGGCCGGGACGGTGCTGGCGGCGCTGGCGCTGGATGAATTCCAGCAATTCGACTCGCATGCGCAAGCCAAGAAAAACATCGTGCAAGCGATCGAACATGTCGCCAAGAAGCTCGGCAACACCCCCACCATCTGTCGCAAATGCTACGTCCATCCGGACGTGATTTCATCGTATCTGGACGGCATGACGGCCAGCCGGCTCAAGGACCAGGTGCGCGACAACCTGGTGCAGGAAATGCATGCGCTGAGTCCGGAAGAAGCGGCCGTGCTGGCGCTGTTGCAGCAACGCTTGCAGCAGGAACAAAAGGATGCGAAGGCAGGAAAAAAGAAGGCGGCGTAAAACAGGACGGTGTCCGGCTTCCATCGGGAAGCCGGACACCTCGGGAGAAAAACTATGCCGTGGCCGGCACCCGCTCCAGCTTGGGCAGGAAAGCCGCCAGCAAACCAATCAGCGGCAGAAACGCGCACACCTGATAGACAAAGAAAATGTCGGTGACGTCGGCCAGCTTGCCCAGCAGCGCGGCGCCGATGCCGCCCATGCCGAACGCGAAACCGAAGAACAATCCCGAGACGGTGCCGACCTTGCCCGGCATCAGTTCCTGCGCAAACACCAGGATCGCCGAGAACGCCGACGCCAGGATCATGCCGATGATCACCGTGAGCACGCCGGTCCAGAACAAATTGGCGTAAGGCAGCATCAGCGTGAACGGCGCCACACCCAAAATGGATACCCAGATCACCGCTTTGCGGCCGACGCGGTCGCCGATCGGCCCGCCCGCCACGGTGCCGATGGCGACCGCGAACAGGAACACGAACAGGTGGATCTGCGCGTCCTGCACCGACAGCTGGAATTTGCTGATCAGGTAGAACGTGAAGTAGCTCGACAGGCTGGCCATGTAGAAGTACTTGGAAAAAATCAGCAGCAACAGAATGCCGACCGCCATGATGACCTTGTTGCGCGGCAGTTCGACGAAGCCGTGCGATTTCTTCTTCGGCTTGGTCTTGCCGGCCAGTTGCTGGCGCTGATACCAATGGCCGATCTGGCGCAGCACCACCATGGCGATCAGCGCCGCAATGGTGAACCAGGCAATGCTGCGCTGGCCGCCCGGGATGATGATCCATGCGGCGAGCAACGGCCCCATCGCGCTGCCGGCGTTGCCGCCGACCTGGAACAGCGATTGCGCCAGGCCGTGGCGACCGCCCGAAGCCATGCGCGCCACGCGCGACGCTTCAGGGTGGAATACCGATGAACCGGTGCCGACCAGGGCGGCGGCCACCAGCAGCACGCCGAAATTCGGCGCCACCGACAGCAGCAGCAGGCCGCACAGGGTGGAACCCATGCCAATGGCCAGCGAATACGGTTTCGGATGCTTGTCGGTATACAGGCCGACCAGCGGTTGCAGCAATGAGGCGGTGACCTGGAAGGTCAGCGTGATCAGGCCGATCTGGGCGAAACTCAGATGGAAGTTGCCCTTCAGCAGCGGATAAATCGCCAGCAGCAGCGACTGGATCATGTCGTTGAGGAAGTGCGAAAAGCTGATCGCACCGAGAACGCGGAAGCCGGTCTTCTCGACGGCCTGCTGTTGGTTTGCCTGCGGCATTTCCGGCGGATTGAGCGCTGTCTCCATGATGGCCTGTCTGATAATTTTGGGGGAAACCGGAATTTTAGACCTGTTGGCCTTGCTTGTCTTTTGACGCCCCGTTTTGGGTCATCCGGTCCCGGAGCGGCGTCAGCCGGCCTTGCGGAACGTGATGTTGTAGCGGCAATCGCCGGTCAGTGCATGCGCTCCCTGCGCCAGCGTGTCGACGCCATGGAAACGCAGTCGCGCCGGACCGCCCCACACCACCACGTCGCCGCTCTCGAGGCGCATGCGCAGCGGCTTGTCGGCACGCCCGGCGCCGCCGAACAGGAAGGTCGCCGGCAAGCCCAGCGAGACCGAGACGATGGGCTGGGACATGTCGCGTTCATTCTTGTCCTGGTGCAGCGACATGCGCGCACCCGGCGTGTAGCGATTGATCAGGCAAGCATCCGGCAGGAAGTTGTGGAAACCGGCGGCGGCTGCGGCACGCTCGGCCAACGCCAGGAAAATGGCCGGCATCTCCGGCCAGGGTTGCTGCGACAGCGGATCCTCGCGCTGGTAGCGATAGCCGCGCCGGTCCGTTACCCAGCCCAGTTCACCGCAATTGCTCATCGCCACCGACATGGTGTAACCGCCCGGCGTCTGCATCTGCCGGAACGGCGCCTGCGCGGTGACCTGCGCGATGGCTTCGATCAACGCCGCCGCGTCGTCCTCGGCATAGGCGCGCAGCCAGGTCGCGCCGTCGGCGATGTGTTCGATGGTCGGCGCGCGCAAGGCGGCAAACAGATCGCCTGTCACGACTTGCCGTCTCCTTCCCGCTCAAGCAAGGCCTGCTTGCGCTCCACGCCCCAGCGATAGCCGGACAGCGAACCATCCATGCGCACCACGCGGTGGCAAGGAATCAGCACCGCAATCGCGTTCGAGGCGCAGGCGCTGGCGACGGCGCGCACCGCTGTCGGACTGCCGATGCGCCCGGCGATGTCCGAATACGTCACGCGCTGCCCCGCCGGAATATCGCGCAAGGCTTGCCACACGCGCTGCTGGAAAGCGGTGCCGCGCACATCGAGCGGCAGGTTGAGATCGCCTTGCGGCGACTCGATGAAGCCGATGACCTTGGCCACCAGTTTCTCAAACGCCGCATCGCCGCCGATCAGCTCGGCTTGCGGGAACTGGTCTTGCAGATCGCGCACCAGTTGATCGGGATCATCACCCAGCGTGATGGCGCAGACGCCTTTTTCCGTGGTCGCCACCAGAATCGCGCCGAGCCAGCATTGCGCCACCGCGAAACGAATCCGGGCGCCGCTGCCGCCGGCGCGATAAGCGCTCGGCGTCATGCCGAGGCGACCGCTGGATTCGGCGTAGAAGTGGCCGCTGGAATTGAAGCCGGCGTCGTACATGGCGTTGGTGACGCTGTCGCCCTGGACCAGTCCGGCACGCAGACGCTGCGCCCGCTGTGCGGCGGCGTAGGCCTTGGGCGTGACGCCGGTTTTTTCCTTGAAGACGCGATGAAAATGGAAGCGGCTCATGCCGGCGATCTGCGCCAGCTCATCCAGCGACGGCAAGTCTTCGGCTTGTTCGATGGCGCGACACACGGTGGCGATGGCCTGCGCCTGGCGTTCGCCCAGCGCGGCTTCGTTCGGCTTGCAGCGTTTGCAGGCGCGGAACCCGGCCTGCTCGGCCTGCACGCCGGTATCGTAGAAGGCGACGTTTTCGCGCCGCGCCTGGCGCGACGGACACGATGGCCGGCAATACACGCCGGTGGTGCGCACGGCGTAATAAAAAGTGCCGTCGGCGGCCTTGTCGCGTTGCGTGACGGCCTGCCAGCGCTGGTCGTCGAGGCCGGCGGCGATCCTGGCAACAGCCGGGGAAGAATTGGTCTTGCGGGTAGGCATACTGAACATGATGACACCTTTTGGTTACACGGTCATCGCAGTATAGAAAGCAGGAACCGGCCCGGCACTCCGGGCCTTGCTTTCAAATCCGGTGCAGCAAATCAGGACGAACTCAGGAAGCGCTCAGGAAGAAAACTTGATGCGCTGGCGGCTTTGCGCCGGTTGCGTGACGTGGTCCAGCGGCAGCACGTGCGAATGCTTGACCTGCTTCATCGTGATGTTGGACTTGACGTTGGTGACGCCGGGCAAACGCAGCAAACGCGTCATCATGAACTCGGAAAACGCTGCCAGATCGGGGGCGACGATGCGCAGGATATAATCCGCTTCGCCGGTGATCGAAAAGCACTCCATGATTTCCGGCATGTCCTGCACCGCTTCTTCGAACTGGATGCCGCGCGTTTCGCCCTGGCGGTCCAGCGTGACATTGGTGAAGGCAGTGACGCCGAGGCCGATCACGGCCGGGTCCAGCACTGCGGTGTAGCGCTCGATCACGTGGGCTTCTTCCAGCCGCTGCACGCGGCGGCTGATCTGCGACGTGGAAAGATGGACTTTCTGTCCGAGGGCGCTGTTGGTGATGTGTCCGTCGCGCTGCAATTCGGCCAGCAAGGCCAGATCAAACCGGTCTACGGTGATTGTGCTCATAACGCCCTCTTTTATGCATAAATTTGAACAATTTGTGCATGATACCGCGAATAATGCGCGAATAACAATCACATTTTGCACTTCTCCTGCAATAAACTGGCTTTACACATACCAGCACGGAGCGAGTGCGAGGGATTCATGCCGACACTGCGCGGGCCCGCTCCGAACATCAGGAGACCACGATGGGCCAAATCACGCAAATTTCTTCCTCCCGCAGCAGCACCGATCTGTTCGACAACCCCATGGGCACCGACGGTTTCGAGTTCGTCGAATACGCCGCGCTGGATCCGCTGCCGATTGCCGCCGTGCTGGAATCGATGGGCTTTTCCGCGGTGGCTCGCCACCGCTCCAAGAATGTCACGCTGTACCGCCAGGGCCAGATCAATTTCATCATCAACGCCGAGCCTGACAGCAAGGCCATCGAATTCGCCAAGGTCCACGGCGCCTCGGTCAACGCCATGGCGTTCCGCGTCAAGGACGCCGCCGCGGTCTACAAGCGCGCGCTGGAAATGGGCGCCGAGGGCGTGCCGGCCAAGCTCGGTCCGATGGAGCTGAACATCCCCGCCATCAAGGGCATCGGCGGCTCCCTGCTGTACCTGGTGGATCGCTATGGCGAGCGCGGTTCGATCTACGACATCGACTTTGAATTTTTCCCCGGCGTCGAGCGCAATCCGGTCGGCGTCGGCCTGACCTATATCGATCATCTGACCCACAACGTCGTGCGCGGCGCGATGGATATCTGGTCGTCGTTCTACGAGCGCCTGTTCAACTTCCGCGAAATCAAGTATTTCGATATCGAGGGCAAGCTGACCGGCCTGAAATCGCGTGCGATGACGAGCCCGTGCGGCAAGATCCGCATCCCGATCAACGAGAGCGCCGACGACAAGTCGCAGATCGAGGAATTCATCAAGCAATACAACGGCGAAGGCATCCAGCACATCGCCTTGGGCACCGACGACATCTACCGGACCGTTCGCACGCTGTATCAGCGCAAGGTGCCGCTGCAGGACACCATCAATACCTACTACGACCTGGTCGAACGCCGCATCCCGGGCCACAAGGAAGACCTGGCTGCACTGCGCGAACTGAAGATCCTGATCGACGGCGCACCGACCGAAGGCCAGGGCTTGCTGCTGCAGATCTTCACGCAGACGCTGATCGGACCGATCTTCTTCGAGATCATCCAGCGCAAGGGCAATGACGGTTTTGGGGAAGGCAATTTCAAGGCCTTGTTCGAATCGATCGAGCTGGACCAGATCCGGCGCGGCGTGATTTAACGGTATCAAAAATCAATGCCATGACGGCGTGCCCGCTCTTGCCGGCACGCCGTTTTGCATTTCGGCCTCAAGAAATCGCCTGAAGCGCCGTAAAAGAAGCAGGACTCATATCTGCGAGGGAAATCCATGCCTGCCAGCGCTCCATTCGGAAAATACGCCGCCCACGCCGCTTCTGCCGTGGTGGAAGACATCTCCGAGCGCATAGGGCAACTGACCCGCCAGATCCGCGATTTGCAACAGCAGTCGCAAGCCCTGCTGTCGTCGCTTCCCGAGCAGGACCTGACGCAACTGCGCCAGCGCATTCAATCGCACTATCAGGAAATCTTCCGCCTGGAAAAGGAAAAGGCGCGCTCGCGCAACCGCCACGGCAGCTATCTCAGCGTCGTGCTGTCGGTCGCTACCTGCAGCGCCTGAACCGCCAGCCCTTTTCCCTATTCCGTCTTTGCCCGGCTCGCCACCAGCGCAGCCATCTCATCCGCTTCCGGCTGCCCGAGACTGCGCAAACCGGCGACCACGCCCGCCTTGTTTTGCGCCGGCTGGTTCTGGCTGACCTTCCATTTGCCGGTCAGTGAAGTGATGACGATCTCGATACCCACCACCGCACTGAGCATTTTTTCGATGTAGTCGGCGGGCGCGTCGTCCGGCGACCACGGTTGCGGCATCGCCGCTTCATGACGCGCCGTAAGGCGGGTCAGTTGCGCGCGCAGCCATTCGATATCGTCGACGATGCGCAACGGGCCGGCGGCATGCACGACCGCGTAATTCCAGGTCGGCACGGCCTTGCCGTTTTCTTTTTTGGAGGGATACCAGCCCGGGGAAATGTAGGCCTCGCTGCCTTGGAAAATCGCCAGCGCGCCGCTCTCCGGCACGTGCTCGCGCCACACCGGATTGGCGCGCGCGACGTGGCCGCGCAGCACGCCGTGTGCGCCTTCATCTGGACTCAGCAACAGCGGAATATGGTCGGCGTTGAGACCGGAAGGCGTCAGCGTGGTCAGCGTCGACAAGGGGTGCGCCTGCATCAGGCGATGCAGGACATCACGATCGGATTCGGCAAAATGGCTGGGTAGGTACACGTGTTTCCCTCGCTGTGATCGGCTTGATGCAGGCTCCCTGCAAGCGATCTACTGTACCCGACCCTGCCGACTTTTCACAGGAGGCAAAACACGCGACAATGCCGGCCGCACGTTGCGAAAAACTCGACAACCCGCAACCGGCAATGCCGTTTAAGCGTGGCCCAGATACGCCTTGCGCACGGCATCGTTGGCCAGCAGATTGGCGCCGGTGTCGGCCAGCACGACGTGGCCGTTTTCCAGCACGTAGCCGCGATCGGCCACGCCCAGCGCCTTGTTGGCGTTCTGCTCGACCAGGAACACCGTCACGCCCTGGTCGCGAATGGTGCGGATGATCTCGAAAATCTGTGCAATCACCAGTGGCGCCAGGCCCAGCGTCGGTTCGTCCAGCAGCAGCAGCCGCGGCTTGCTCATCAGCGCGCGGCCGATGGCCAGCATCTGCTGCTCGCCGCCCGACATGGTGCCGGCGCGCTGGTTGGCGCGTTCCTTCAGGCGCGGGAACAGGCCGAACACGTGCTGCACGCCCTCTTCAATCGCGTCATTGGTGGCGAAAAAGGCTCCCATTTTGAGGTTCTCCAGTACCGTCAGGCTCGGGAAAACACGACGGCCTTCCGGTGAAATCGCCATGCCCAGGCGCATGATTTCATGCGTCGAACGCTGCGTGATGTCCTGGCCTTCGAAGATGATCTTGCCGCTCGAGGCGCGCGGCTTGCCGCACAAGGTCATCAGCAAGGTGGTCTTGCCGGCGCCGTTGGCGCCGATCAGCGTGACGATCTCGCCCTTCTCCACATTCAGCGATACGCCATGCAGCGCTTCGATGGCGCCGTAATGGGTATGTACCTGTTCAAACTGCAACATCATTCTTCTCCCAGGTAGGCTTTGATCACGCGCTCGTCATTGCGCACCAGCTCCGGCGTACCGGTGACGATGGGCTTGCCGTGCTCCATCACGAGGATGCGATCGGAAATGCCCATGATCAGGCTCATGTCGTGTTCGATCAGCAGCACGGCGACGCCGTGTTCGCTGCGCAGACGGTCGATCAGCTGCTGCAGCTCCTGCTTCTCTTGCGGATTGAGGCCGGCCGCGGGTTCGTCCAGCAACAGCAGGCGCGGCCTGGTGATCATGCAGCGGGCGATTTCGACGCGCCGTTGCAGGCCGTACGACAAGGTGCCGGCTTCGCGATTGGCCAGCGCCGTCAGGCCGAGCTGCTCGAGCCAGTAGGCGGCGCGATCGAGCGCCTCCTTCTCGGCGCGGCGATAGCCGGGCAGCTTCAGCAAACCCGAGACCAGGTTGTTGTTGATCTGATTGTGCTGCGCCACCAGCAGGTTCTCGACCACGCTCAGCGTCTTGAACAGGCGGATGTTCTGGAAAGTGCGCACCAGGCCTTGCTGCGCCACGACGTGGCTGGGCTTGCGCGCAATCGATGCGCCGCCCAGGCTGATGTCGCCGCTGCTCGGCTGGTAGAAGCCGCTGATGCAGTTGAACACGGTGGTCTTGCCGGCGCCGTTGGGGCCGATGATGGCGAAGACTTCCTGCTCCATCACCGACAGCGACACGCCGTCAACCGCCAGCAGTCCGCCGAAGCGCATCGACAAGCCGGACACTTCCAGCAAGGTTTGATTGTTTGTCATCATCGCAGTCATCGTGGAAGCTCCACATGAGGACGCGTCGCCGGCAACAGGCCCTGCGGACGCCACATCATCATCAGCACCATCACCAGGCCGAAAATCAGCATGCGGTATTCGGCAAAGCTGCGCGCCACTTCCGGCAGGATGGTCAGCAGGATCGCCGCCAGGATCACGCCCAGCTGCGAGCCCATGCCGCCCAGCACCACGATCGCCAGGATCAGCGCCGACTCGATGAAGGTAAACGATTCCGGATTCACCAGTCCCTGGCGTGCGGCGAAGAAGCTGCCCGCCAGGCCGGCGAACGCCGCGCCCAGCGTAAATGCCGACAGCTTGATCTTGGTCGGATTGATGCCCAGCGAACGGCAGGCGATTTCGTCGTCGCGCAGGGCTTCCCACGCACGACCCATCGGCATGCGAATCAGGCGGCTGGTCACGAAATACGTGAACAGCACCAGCAGCAGCGCGACGAAGTACAGGAAGATCACCATGTGGCCGCCCTGGTAAGTCAGGCCCAGCATGTCGTGGAAGGTGGTGCCGCCTTCGACGCTGGCGCTGCGCGCCATTTCGATGCCGAACACGGTCGGTTTCGGAATCCCCGAGACGCCGTCGGGACCGCCGGTCAGCGAAGTCATGTTGTTGAGCAGCAAGCGG is a window of Herbaspirillum hiltneri N3 DNA encoding:
- a CDS encoding DNA topoisomerase IB — encoded protein: MHAQAQRHADCPPATTPPVPTAKQMARESGLRYVNDDTPGILRTRSDGEFTYTDADGKTIDDDATLARIKALAVPPAWEDVWICPWANGHIQATGRDARQRKQYRYHARWRIVRDEVKYQRMIAFAHALPQIRKCLEHDLKKKGLSKQKVLATVVYLLQATLMRVGNDEYARNNQSFGITTLRNRHVKIDGPDIKFHFRGKSGVQHSIKLHDPYMVRIVRKLLDLPGQDLFQYLDEEGETHTIGSGDVNDYLHEITGEDYTAKDFRTWAGTVLAALALDEFQQFDSHAQAKKNIVQAIEHVAKKLGNTPTICRKCYVHPDVISSYLDGMTASRLKDQVRDNLVQEMHALSPEEAAVLALLQQRLQQEQKDAKAGKKKAA
- a CDS encoding MFS transporter, with the translated sequence MPQANQQQAVEKTGFRVLGAISFSHFLNDMIQSLLLAIYPLLKGNFHLSFAQIGLITLTFQVTASLLQPLVGLYTDKHPKPYSLAIGMGSTLCGLLLLSVAPNFGVLLVAAALVGTGSSVFHPEASRVARMASGGRHGLAQSLFQVGGNAGSAMGPLLAAWIIIPGGQRSIAWFTIAALIAMVVLRQIGHWYQRQQLAGKTKPKKKSHGFVELPRNKVIMAVGILLLLIFSKYFYMASLSSYFTFYLISKFQLSVQDAQIHLFVFLFAVAIGTVAGGPIGDRVGRKAVIWVSILGVAPFTLMLPYANLFWTGVLTVIIGMILASAFSAILVFAQELMPGKVGTVSGLFFGFAFGMGGIGAALLGKLADVTDIFFVYQVCAFLPLIGLLAAFLPKLERVPATA
- the alkB gene encoding DNA oxidative demethylase AlkB produces the protein MTGDLFAALRAPTIEHIADGATWLRAYAEDDAAALIEAIAQVTAQAPFRQMQTPGGYTMSVAMSNCGELGWVTDRRGYRYQREDPLSQQPWPEMPAIFLALAERAAAAAGFHNFLPDACLINRYTPGARMSLHQDKNERDMSQPIVSVSLGLPATFLFGGAGRADKPLRMRLESGDVVVWGGPARLRFHGVDTLAQGAHALTGDCRYNITFRKAG
- the ada gene encoding bifunctional DNA-binding transcriptional regulator/O6-methylguanine-DNA methyltransferase Ada; translated protein: MPTRKTNSSPAVARIAAGLDDQRWQAVTQRDKAADGTFYYAVRTTGVYCRPSCPSRQARRENVAFYDTGVQAEQAGFRACKRCKPNEAALGERQAQAIATVCRAIEQAEDLPSLDELAQIAGMSRFHFHRVFKEKTGVTPKAYAAAQRAQRLRAGLVQGDSVTNAMYDAGFNSSGHFYAESSGRLGMTPSAYRAGGSGARIRFAVAQCWLGAILVATTEKGVCAITLGDDPDQLVRDLQDQFPQAELIGGDAAFEKLVAKVIGFIESPQGDLNLPLDVRGTAFQQRVWQALRDIPAGQRVTYSDIAGRIGSPTAVRAVASACASNAIAVLIPCHRVVRMDGSLSGYRWGVERKQALLEREGDGKS
- a CDS encoding Lrp/AsnC family transcriptional regulator; translation: MSTITVDRFDLALLAELQRDGHITNSALGQKVHLSTSQISRRVQRLEEAHVIERYTAVLDPAVIGLGVTAFTNVTLDRQGETRGIQFEEAVQDMPEIMECFSITGEADYILRIVAPDLAAFSEFMMTRLLRLPGVTNVKSNITMKQVKHSHVLPLDHVTQPAQSRQRIKFSS
- the hppD gene encoding 4-hydroxyphenylpyruvate dioxygenase, which produces MGQITQISSSRSSTDLFDNPMGTDGFEFVEYAALDPLPIAAVLESMGFSAVARHRSKNVTLYRQGQINFIINAEPDSKAIEFAKVHGASVNAMAFRVKDAAAVYKRALEMGAEGVPAKLGPMELNIPAIKGIGGSLLYLVDRYGERGSIYDIDFEFFPGVERNPVGVGLTYIDHLTHNVVRGAMDIWSSFYERLFNFREIKYFDIEGKLTGLKSRAMTSPCGKIRIPINESADDKSQIEEFIKQYNGEGIQHIALGTDDIYRTVRTLYQRKVPLQDTINTYYDLVERRIPGHKEDLAALRELKILIDGAPTEGQGLLLQIFTQTLIGPIFFEIIQRKGNDGFGEGNFKALFESIELDQIRRGVI
- a CDS encoding FMN-binding negative transcriptional regulator yields the protein MYLPSHFAESDRDVLHRLMQAHPLSTLTTLTPSGLNADHIPLLLSPDEGAHGVLRGHVARANPVWREHVPESGALAIFQGSEAYISPGWYPSKKENGKAVPTWNYAVVHAAGPLRIVDDIEWLRAQLTRLTARHEAAMPQPWSPDDAPADYIEKMLSAVVGIEIVITSLTGKWKVSQNQPAQNKAGVVAGLRSLGQPEADEMAALVASRAKTE
- a CDS encoding ABC transporter ATP-binding protein — its product is MLQFEQVHTHYGAIEALHGVSLNVEKGEIVTLIGANGAGKTTLLMTLCGKPRASSGKIIFEGQDITQRSTHEIMRLGMAISPEGRRVFPSLTVLENLKMGAFFATNDAIEEGVQHVFGLFPRLKERANQRAGTMSGGEQQMLAIGRALMSKPRLLLLDEPTLGLAPLVIAQIFEIIRTIRDQGVTVFLVEQNANKALGVADRGYVLENGHVVLADTGANLLANDAVRKAYLGHA
- the livG gene encoding high-affinity branched-chain amino acid ABC transporter ATP-binding protein LivG — protein: MTNNQTLLEVSGLSMRFGGLLAVDGVSLSVMEQEVFAIIGPNGAGKTTVFNCISGFYQPSSGDISLGGASIARKPSHVVAQQGLVRTFQNIRLFKTLSVVENLLVAQHNQINNNLVSGLLKLPGYRRAEKEALDRAAYWLEQLGLTALANREAGTLSYGLQRRVEIARCMITRPRLLLLDEPAAGLNPQEKQELQQLIDRLRSEHGVAVLLIEHDMSLIMGISDRILVMEHGKPIVTGTPELVRNDERVIKAYLGEE
- a CDS encoding high-affinity branched-chain amino acid ABC transporter permease LivM; this encodes MPITLKNAVAAAILTAILTTPMLGLQLQLEGYRVVLNAHWTPVLIAVLVVFVFQLIKPTLARSTKKVRLPALPQLQPRQQRYALLFLFAVALVWPFFGSRGNVDVVTLALIYVILGLGLNIVVGFAGLLDLGYVGFYAVGGYTYALLNQYFGFTFWECLPIAAGMSALFGFILGFPVLRLRGDYLAIVTLGFGEIIRLLLNNMTSLTGGPDGVSGIPKPTVFGIEMARSASVEGGTTFHDMLGLTYQGGHMVIFLYFVALLLVLFTYFVTSRLIRMPMGRAWEALRDDEIACRSLGINPTKIKLSAFTLGAAFAGLAGSFFAARQGLVNPESFTFIESALILAIVVLGGMGSQLGVILAAILLTILPEVARSFAEYRMLIFGLVMVLMMMWRPQGLLPATRPHVELPR